The segment ttaattagagttaactgcacctcagattgcagcccaaataaatgcttcacagagttcaacagacacatctcgacatcaactcttcagaggagactgcgtgaatcaggccttcatggccaaattgctgcaaagaaaccactactaaaggacaccaataataaagaagagacttgcttgggccaagaaacacgagcaatggacattagaccagtggagatctctcctttggtctgatgagtccaaatttgagacttttggttccaacgttgtgtctttgtgagacgtagagtaggtgaactgatgatctgcgcatgtgtggttcccaccgtgaagcatggaggaggtgtgatggtgctttgctggtgacactgtcagtgatttatttagaattcaaggcacacttaaccagcatggctactaggagagtgatggagtgctgcatcagatgacctggcctccacaaatcacccgacctcaacccaattgagatggtttgggatgtttTTGTCTtagctctctctttatgtagtgtatcttgtcgtgatgtgtgttttgtcctatatgtttttttatttttatcccagcccccatcctcgCAGGAGGTCTTTTACCTTTtggtatgccgtcattgtaaataaaaaaatagttcttaactgacttacctaattaaataaaggttacattaaaaaatgaaatactacagcattctgcagcgatacgccatcccatctggtttgcgcttagtgggactatcatttgtttttcaacaggacaatgacccaacacaccttcaggttgtgtaatggctatttgaccgagaaggagagtgatggagtgctgcatcagatgacctggcctccacaatcacccgacctcaacccaattgagatggtttgggatgagttggaccgcagagtgaaggaaaagcagccaacaagtgcatagcatatgtgggaactccttcaaggctgttggaaaagcattccaggtgaagcaggttgagagaattccaagtgtgcaaagctgtcatcaaggcaaagggtggatatttgacaaatctcaaatatattttgatttgtttaacacttttttggttactacatgattccatatgtgttatttcatagttttgatgtcttcactacttttctacaatgtagaaaatagttttttttaaataagaaaaacccttgaatgagtaggtttgtccaaatctttgactcgtactgtatatccattgattcttgaagaatataacttataaatgcctcatgagcttagttcaactgtcacactccatgagaacccaaaatataagcttgtttttctccaatgtttgtaaacattgtaaatgtaaacaaccactgtatagcctcataacatggttaaaacaataatgttgatatcatggatggccagtccttgcatccacagctctgtctattaatctgagtggttacatttctccaggcccatccctcagctttttaccaaaaaagTGGATtgtcaagatatcaaagtgtcaccaacaaaacattTAAACAATATGCCTACAGCAAATGctgcatatggcattcatttttcacatgtaaatagcgctagtagtgctcaaagcatgccattccatgagcacaACATTTCCTTTCCGATGGGtgagaagaagcctacataaccaacccataaagtaaaatttaacatccatatatggccagctatgtaaactttaacattgatttatcctgcaacagATTTGGTTCAATTGGTTACATACATTTGTGTCtttttctaatgcctcttaaggggaaagtaatctaaaagtaactgcgtgtaatcagattacattactgagtttgggtaatccaaaagttacattactgattacaattttggacaggtaactagtaacggattacatttagaaagtaacctacccaaccctgctagtagctacttccctctccatACTGGCCTGATATTAGCTAAACTATCTAGCTACTTCCCTGCAGGACAACAGTGCTCGGCAAGCAGGACTTGGAAGCGAAAGACACTGCAAATATTCTGGGTaatcatttgattagctgttcaggagtcttatggcttgggggtagaagctgttgaaaagccttttggacctagacttgccactccggtaccgcttgccgtatggtagcagagagaacagtctatgactcgggGTGggtggtctttgacaatttttagagccttccgctgacaccgcctggtatagatgtcctggatggcaggaagcttggcccctgtgatgtactgggccgtacgcactaccctctgtagtgctttgcggtcggaggccgagcagttgccataccaggcagtgatgcaaccagtcaggatgttctcgatggtgcagctgtagaaccttttgaggatctgaggacccatgccaaatcttttcagtctcctgagggggaataggttttgccgTGCCCccatcacgactgtcttggtgtgcttggaccatgttagtttgttggtgatgtagacaccaaggaacttgaagctctcaaccaagTTCCACTATagcccgttgatgagaatgggggtgtgctcggtcctccttttcctgtagttcacaatcatctcatttgtcttgatcatgttgagggaaaggttgttggcctggcaccacactgccaggtctctgacctcctccctataggctgtctcattgttatcagtgatcaggccaaccactgttgtgtcatcagtaaacttaatgatggtgttggagtcgtgcctggccatgcagtcaggGGTGAACaggggagtacagaaggggactgagcGCGCACACcccgtattgaggatcagcgtgggggATGTgtcgttacctacccttaccacctgggggcggcccgtcgggaagtccaggatccagttgcagagagaggtgtttagttccagggtccttggcttagtgatgggctgagggcactatggtgttgaaagctgagctgtagtcaatgaataacattctcacataggtgttccttttgtcctggtgggaaagggcagtttggagtgcaatagagattgcgtcatctgtggatttgttggggcggtatgcaaattgagagTGGGTCGAGGGTTTCTAGGATAATGGTGTTTTATTttggccatgaccagcctttcaaagcacttcatggctacagacgtgagtgctacaggtcggtagtaatttaggcaggttaccttagtgttcttgggcataaggactatggtggcctgcttgaaacatgttggtattacagactcagacagggagaggttaaaaatgtcagtgaagacacttgccagttgctaagcgcatgcttggagtacaaatctgggtaatccgtctggccctgcagccttgtgaatgttgacctgtttaaaggtcttactcacatcggctacagagagcgtgatcacacaatcgtccgggaacagctgatgctctcatgcatgtttcagtgttacttgcctcgaagcgagcatagaggtaatttagcttgtctggtaggctcgtgtcactgggctgcTAGTGGctatgcttccctttgtagtctgaaatagtttgcaagccctgcccgTCGGAGTCTgtgtagtacgactcgatcttagtcctgtattgacgctttgcctgtttgatggttcgttggagggcatagcgggatttcttataagcttctgggttagagtcccactccttgaaagcaacAGCTCTATCTACCCTTTAGCatagtgcggatgttgcctgtaatccatggcttctggttggggtatgtacatatagTCACTCtggggatgacgtcgtcgatgcacttattgatgaagccagtgactgatgtggtgtactcctcaaggCGAtcagaagaatcccagaacatattccaatctatgctagcaaaacagtcctgtagcttagtatctgcttcatctgaccactttttttattgaccgagtcactggtgcttcctgctttagtttttgcttgtaagcaggaatcaggaggatagaattatggtcagattttccaaatggaggacgagggagagctttgtatgaaaaataaatgttttgtcatacccgtggtatacggtctgatataccacgactGTCAGCCAATCACCATTCAGGGATCGAACCAGCTggtttctaaaatgtattataaatcaaatcaaattttattggtcacatacacgtgtttaggagttgttattgcgggtgtagcgaaatgcttttgtttctagctccaacagtgcaataatatctaacaaattcacaacaatacacacaaatctaagtaaaggaatggaattaagaatatattaatatatggacgagcaatgtcagagcggcatagactaaaatacagtagaatataatacagtatatacatatgagatgagtaatgcaaaatatgtaaacattattaaagtggccagtgatataaacagggtggttcgagcccagaatgctgattagctgacagccgtggtatatcagaccgtataccacgggtatgacaaaacacttatttttactgctctaattacattggcaaccagtttataatagcaacaaGGCACCTCAAGGGTTTGTGGTTAAGGCCTGTATCCAGGAACTCTGCGTTGCACATAAGAACAGCTCtgagccatggtatattggccatataccacaccccattAGGCCTTATAGATTAATTAACTCCTCCtacacatttactggattggttgaacagtgcagaagagaacctcccccgaAAGTTGAGTATGTAGGGGATCAAGTGACTTCACAAACCCTTGAAACAATTTGTCGTTAGATTGTGTGAGTCAGACAATGCTAACTAGCTGGCTGTGCGAAAACACAGCTGTGAGACCAGGTGGTAACTAATTAACttgcattacattacatttacatttaagtcatttagcagacgctcttatccagagcgacttacatttaacatttttttattttttttttattttaactaggcaagtcagttaagaacaaactcttattttcaatgacggcctaggaacagtgggttaactgccttgttcacgggcagaacgacagatttgtaccttgtcagctcggggatttgaacttgcaacctttcggttactagcccaacgctctaaccactaggctaccctgccgccccttgcACACGCGAACTACATTTACCTCGAGATGCAGGCGTTTTGTCTCTGGCGTTGATCATCATTCCTGCCGCCACCTCGCTGATTATTGTACCTCTCGCGGGGGTTTTGCGTACGAAACCCTTTGgcatttctctctctatctcggaAATTCGAGGAGGTTTATGCTCTTCTTCATTTTTGGGGGCCTTGGGCATGGGACCAAAGACTGGACTGGAGTCGCGAGATCGACTGCTGCTGCCAGTTCGGCTCCGTCGTCTTCTGGGGCTTCTCTGTTCTTAATCGGACAGAGGCGTAGCTAGCGTTTTTTATGCTAACATACTAAATTCGAGAGCTTGGTAAAGAATAAGCATTGGGCATGGGACCAAAGACTGGACTGTAGTCGCGAGATCGGCTGCGTCGTCTTCTCTGTTCTTAATCGAACAGAGACGTAGCTAGCGTTTTTTATGCTAACATCCTACATTCGAGAGTTTGGCAAAGAATAAGCAGGAATGACTACCTAATCTGCTGTTTCGGTCATTCTGCGTTGTTTATATACGAGCTTCAAAAACAGTACATGATGGGGTGCGAGTGTAAACAGGTCCCCCTTGAAACAATGCCGCACGATGCTCTTAGTTCCGCGTAGTACGTTAGACTGGAACTGACTTTAAACAGTCGCTTTAGCAATGTCGCTggcttaaaaaataataattatggTCTGTATTAATTATCTAAAATAATACCATTGAACATATCTAGTTTCAAACGTTTGAACTGCAGCAAATGTGTAGATCTCGCTACATGGAACTATTTTGACACAGAATTGTTGCGACTCCTGTTGGCCATGCATGAACTAGCAGTAGGTCACACCGACGGTAACAAGGAGATAGACGTTTTGTTGTCTACAACCATCTACCGATACTTCGTTTGGAAAGAGAACATCAATCATACGGCTAGGCGTTACAGGTAAATACAAGTGTTAGCTACTTATAGAAACCAACATCGTATATTGGCCCCATACAATCATTTTGTAATGATGGAAGATCAACTCTCACCAAAAGGCCGCGAACCAGGAAGGGGACATCCGTACCTCTGTTAATAGCTAGCTAAACTAGATCCTTTTCATATAATCAATCAATATGAAGCCGTATTTCCCTAATGTAAAATAATACATTGTATAGATACAAGGCTACCTTAAATCACTACCATAATAGCTTTTTATTTGAAAAATATATTAGATGTGATTGGCATGCAAGACTATTGTGTAGACCGGCCTTCTATTTGTGAATGGTGTtaggctaactagctaacgttagctagatggcaagttacaaacaatgcatatTCGTTttcgctctctcctcccccaAAACTATTTGTACAGACCTTGACTTTTATTGATCAATTATGGCTTTAGTTCGTTAGCCAGCTAGCAATGTAGCTAGTTTGCCAACTATTTTATAAACCCCAACAGCCAGCATAATGGGTAGCTTGCTGACCCCCTCTGTCTTTAAAACAATGAGCTACTATGAATGCATGATAAGGTCACCCAACAAGAAGTGAAAGGTGATTTGCAATTTACCACTAATAGGGCAGTAAAGGAACTGTAAGACCTGGGATGGAGGACATTGTTGTATATTGATATATAATAGACTGTCAAGTGAATGCATTTATTTGTTGCTTTTGTCTTCACCACACAGGGATGTCGGGCCTAAAGCTGATCTCTGCAACTGACACCCGGTATTCAGGAACGGTGCTGAAGTCGATGAATAGACAACGAAATAACGGATTGTTCTGTGACGTGACCATAATTATACAGGACCGTAAATTTCGAGCGCACAAAAACATATTGTCGGCGTCGAGTACTTATTTCCACCAACTCTTCTCAGTGGCTGGACAGGTGATTGAGTTGAATTTCATAAAGGCGGAAATCTTTGAGGAAATCCTGAATTACATTTACAGTTCCAAGATTGTCCGCGTTCGCTCTGACATGCTCAAGGAGCTTATCAATGCTGGGCAGATGTTGGGGGTGAAGTTCATTGCGAATTTAGGTGTACCACTCTCACAAGTCAAGGGCCTACCTGGCCTGTCCAAAGACACGGAAAACAATGAGGTGAGCTCTGTAGACAAGAACAGTACAGAGCCAACGATGCCCATTATCACCGAGTCCTTTTCACTGTCTGCAGAGGAGTTCAACCAGACTGACCGAAGTACGGATCAGGACTCAGACGATGATATTATGTTTGTGTCCAAAACGGACGCCATCAAAAAATGCAAGCCCTCTGAAATCATTGATTTGGATGCACCTGAAACAGAGGAAGCCTCTGTGACAAAGCAACCGGGAGAGGCCAGACCCCCTGCTTTGACAAAGGACCAAGAGAAAACAGTCAAAGCAGCCCCGCACCTCAACAGCTCTCCTCAGACCCTGCGAGACTACAGTCCTCTGAAAAGCCCTATGGTGACCCCTGACACCAGTTCCAATATTCCATCTTCACCTGCTGTAGCCTCGTTTTGCAGCACATCCACAACGCCAGCTAGAATTGGCACTTTCATCCCCAAACTCCACAGCACCTCCCTGCCTTCAGGAACCCCAGAGATAATAGGGATCCATAAGAAGCGGGTCACACTAGCTCGAAAGGGCAACTTAAAAATCAAGCTCTCGGATGTGACGTCACCAGGCGGATTCATCAACGAGGCAGGCATTAGCATTCCCCAAGTGGCTGCAGCTGCAAAAAAGACAATCACACTAGATAAGGCCTCGGAGCTCGGCTCGCTTTCTACAGGCTGCAAGGTGTATGCCAATATCGGGGAGAACACATATGACATTGTCCCCATGAAGGACGATCCCGGGGAGGGAGATTCTAAAAACAGTAGAGGGGCAAAGAGGTCTCTGATGGCCACACCTCTTCAATCTTTCAACACCTCTCAACTGCCACAGGGTTCTTCGAGCAAGAAGAAGGCCAAAACCGAGCAGGAAGATCACTATGAGCTCATCATGGACGGGAAGACCTTCTTTGTGTGCGTGGTCTGTAAGCGACCCTACGTGTGCCTGACAAGCCTCCGGCGCCACTTCAACACCCACTCTTGGGAGAAGAAGTACCCATGCCACTACTGTGACAAGGTGTTCGCCCTGGCTGAGTACCGGACGAAACACGAGATCCACCACACGGGTGAGAGGAGGTACCAGTGCCTGCTGTGCAACGAGATGTTAATCAACTACCAGCTACTGTCAACTCACTGCAAACAAGCCCACAACCAAGACCCGTCTGGGAGGAAACAGAAGGACGACACCGACAACAACTTGTACCGCCTGCTCCCTTGCAAAACGGTGCAGTTCAAGACCTACTCATATGAGACGGACGGTTCAGATCCAAGAGGGGTCCCTATTATCCAAGACGATGGGAGGGTCCAGCACATTAACCCTGGAAGGGGGCAGCCCAACCCACTACCGTTAGAGTCCACCCAGGGCAAGATGTTGAACTGGGATGACATATTTGTGGCGCCTGAGGCACAGCCTCGACCAGCTGCACACGCCCACCGACCAGGGAGCCACCCCATCCAACCTCCACCAGGCTCGTCTGAGTTTGAGTTTGTCATACCAGAGACCTACTGAGCAGGGTGGCTCACCGATCTGTGCCTTGTCAGTGGGGTCCCCTTTTCGAATTCTGTTTCCTGGGTCCATGTCAAATGTCATCCATGTTGTCTTTTTCAGATGTTCAACAGTTGTTTTGTAGGAAGTTCCTATGTGCACTAGCTAACCCATCTGGAGTGTAGTATGACTTTTGTTCTTATCAAGCTCGTCATTGAACTGTCTATTGTCTCATTGTATTTCTACTGACCCTTTTAATGGTAAATATTTCCAAGAATTTTGGAGTGCTCATGCTGTTCAACAGAAGGACCCTCAATCTAGTCatataaatgtatttattgttaGTATGTATTTTATTTTGTGATTCTTTTTTTATGTAGGCAAAGTATGTTATGCCTTTGAGAATATAATGTACAGTTTATTTTCAAACCCCAGAGATTGGATCAGGATGCAGGATATTGATGGAATTATTAATTGTCCTAACTTGTCCTAACTTAATTAATTGATGACATTCAATAATGATATAGAAATGATGCTCTTTCTGCAAACAGGGATTCAGATACCAGCTCATTGATGGGATACATTGCTTAAATAGCATATGTGTCGATTTAAAATCTGGATTGTTCAATTTTCTATTGGATTATTTTTGTGCCACAAATGAAAAGACAATGTGCACAAATTACTGGTCTTGCTGTGTTAGTAATTAATGGTTGATTATAACACTTTTGCCCAATGTTGAAGGGAAACGCAATTGCAATAATTATTTAGTATTTGAATTGGTTGCACAAACCTATAATTTAAGATTTAATTATGTCCATTAAATATTGAAGTCCTTGCAAATGGTTTGATCATGACTTACCTTATATGGTCTACTCTTTTGTTGGgacctttttttttctttcatatGCTGGCCATATATTTTGCAGTCTTTCTAAAAGTCATGTTCTGTCAAGGATGCCCGAAGCTGCCTGCTACTCTGTATGTATAAAGTTAGCCTACGTAGTGTATCATAGTACTCATGTATCTCATTGGAATCATGTTCCTTTTTCTTCCCAGTCTTGTCTTgtcagtatgtagttgaatagacTTGGACTGTAGAGCTAACTTGACATTTTATACTGCTTCAGTATGTCCTTCAATAAGGGAACTTCCAGCTTTTATGGTTTAAAGAAAAATTACAAAATTAACAGTGGTGTCTTCTACATAATTGTGCTAAACACCTTTTTAATTTTAAAATATTCTTTgtttaaataatgtatttattaGGTCTTAGTGCTGAACAAATGTTAATAAAGTAAATAAAACCAAAGTGTGTCTCATTTCACAGAAGGGAAGAAATCTATAGCTTGAGATGACTGTCCTTTTAGTATGAAGAAGGATAATTCTGGTTGTTGTCCTGACTCCCATAGTAATGAAGGAGGATACATCTGGTAGTTGTCCCAACTCCCATAGTAATGAAGGGCGATGAATCTGGTAGTTGTCCTGACTCCCGTAGTAACGAAGGAGGATACATCTGGGAGTTGTCATATCTCCCATAGTTACGAAGGACGATGAATCTGGTAGTTGTCTTAACTCCCATTGTAATGGAGGAGAATGAACTGGTAGTTGTCCTGATTCCCATAGTATTGAAGGAGGATACATCTGGTAGTTGTCCCAACTCCCATAGTAATGGAGGACGATGAATCTGGTAGTAACGAAGGAGTATacatcaggtagttgtcctgactCCCATTGTAATGGAGGAGAATGAACTGGCTGTTGTCCTGATTGTCATAGTAATGAAGGAGGATAATTCTGGTAGTTGTCCTGACTCCCGTAGTAATGAAGGAGGATAAATCTGGTAGTTGTCCTGACTCCGATAGTAATAAATGAGGTTACATCTGGTAGTTGTCTCAACTCCCATAGTAATGCAGGAGGATGAATCTGGTAGTTTTCCTGACTGATGTAGGAAACGAAGGAGGATAAATCTGGTAGTTGTCCTAACTCCCATAGTAATGGAGGAGGATGAATCTGGTAGTTTTCCTGACTGACGTAGTAACGAAGGAGGATAAATCTGGTAGTTGTCCTAAGTCCCATAGTAATGGAGGAGGATGAATCTGGTACTTTTCCTGACTCCCATAGTAACAAAGGAGGATACATCAGGTAGTTTGCCCAACTCCCTTAGCAATGGAGGACGATGAATCTGGTAGTTGTTCTGACTCCCGTAGTAACAAAGGAGGAACAATCTGGTAGATGTCCTGACTCCCATAGTAATGAAGGAGGATAAATCTGGTAGTTGTCCTAACTCCCATAGTAATGGAGTTGTATGAATCTGGTAGTTGTCCTTACTCCCATAGTAATGAAGGAGGATAAATCTGGTAGTTATACTAACTCCCATAGTATTGAAGGAGGATacatcaggtagttgtcctgtctcccaaagaaacaaatgaagatAGATCTGGTAGTTGTCCTACCCCCCATAGTACTGAAGTATGATACATCTGGTAGTTCTCCTAACTCCCATGGTAATGAAGGAAGGTAAATATGGTACTTGTCCTAACTCCCATATTAATGAAGGCCCCTCcattggcattccctcaaccccAGTTGATTCTGTTATTTAAAGAAACAAAAATCAAATGTTCCTT is part of the Salvelinus fontinalis isolate EN_2023a chromosome 6, ASM2944872v1, whole genome shotgun sequence genome and harbors:
- the LOC129858206 gene encoding transcriptional regulator Kaiso-like, which encodes MSGLKLISATDTRYSGTVLKSMNRQRNNGLFCDVTIIIQDRKFRAHKNILSASSTYFHQLFSVAGQVIELNFIKAEIFEEILNYIYSSKIVRVRSDMLKELINAGQMLGVKFIANLGVPLSQVKGLPGLSKDTENNEVSSVDKNSTEPTMPIITESFSLSAEEFNQTDRSTDQDSDDDIMFVSKTDAIKKCKPSEIIDLDAPETEEASVTKQPGEARPPALTKDQEKTVKAAPHLNSSPQTLRDYSPLKSPMVTPDTSSNIPSSPAVASFCSTSTTPARIGTFIPKLHSTSLPSGTPEIIGIHKKRVTLARKGNLKIKLSDVTSPGGFINEAGISIPQVAAAAKKTITLDKASELGSLSTGCKVYANIGENTYDIVPMKDDPGEGDSKNSRGAKRSLMATPLQSFNTSQLPQGSSSKKKAKTEQEDHYELIMDGKTFFVCVVCKRPYVCLTSLRRHFNTHSWEKKYPCHYCDKVFALAEYRTKHEIHHTGERRYQCLLCNEMLINYQLLSTHCKQAHNQDPSGRKQKDDTDNNLYRLLPCKTVQFKTYSYETDGSDPRGVPIIQDDGRVQHINPGRGQPNPLPLESTQGKMLNWDDIFVAPEAQPRPAAHAHRPGSHPIQPPPGSSEFEFVIPETY